The following are encoded in a window of Candidatus Caldatribacterium sp. genomic DNA:
- a CDS encoding NAD-dependent epimerase/dehydratase family protein, translated as MTILVTGGAGFIGSHVVDAYLAAGFSVAVVDDLSTGRRENVNPQARFYQVDIRDKSALSEVFSRERPRYVNHHAAHINLRHSVEDPLFDASVNILGTLNVLELAREFGVEKIVFASTGGALYGEVEELPVSEDYPPVPLSPYGVAKYAAECYLRYYEAVWGIPYVALRYGNVYGPRQDPRGEAGVVAIFSERILEGKPCVVFGDGTKTRDYVFVGDVARANLLALSAPSGAYNIGTGKETSVLELVALFERVAGRTVEVVFSEERKGEISRIALSIEKAKNILAWEPQVSLEEGLAETFLWFAEEMRRESHGS; from the coding sequence GTGACTATTCTTGTTACCGGAGGAGCAGGCTTCATCGGATCCCACGTGGTTGACGCGTACCTCGCGGCAGGGTTTTCGGTAGCGGTGGTGGATGATCTCTCAACCGGAAGGAGAGAGAACGTGAATCCCCAGGCCCGGTTCTACCAGGTGGACATCCGGGACAAAAGCGCGCTCTCTGAGGTCTTCTCTCGAGAGCGCCCAAGGTACGTGAACCACCATGCTGCCCACATCAACCTTCGCCATTCGGTGGAAGACCCCCTCTTTGATGCCTCGGTGAATATTCTTGGAACGCTCAACGTTCTTGAGCTTGCAAGGGAATTCGGCGTTGAGAAGATCGTCTTTGCATCCACCGGTGGGGCGCTCTACGGGGAGGTGGAGGAGCTCCCCGTTTCGGAGGATTACCCACCGGTCCCTCTTTCCCCTTATGGGGTGGCCAAGTACGCGGCGGAGTGCTACCTCCGGTACTACGAGGCGGTTTGGGGGATTCCCTACGTTGCCCTTCGGTACGGGAATGTCTACGGCCCCCGCCAGGACCCAAGGGGTGAAGCAGGGGTTGTGGCCATTTTCTCGGAGCGAATTCTTGAAGGTAAACCCTGTGTGGTCTTCGGGGACGGCACGAAAACCCGGGACTACGTCTTTGTTGGGGATGTGGCAAGGGCAAATCTCCTTGCCCTTTCGGCGCCCTCCGGGGCGTACAACATTGGAACCGGGAAGGAAACGAGCGTCCTTGAACTTGTTGCCCTTTTTGAGCGTGTTGCGGGGCGGACGGTGGAGGTCGTTTTTTCGGAGGAACGGAAAGGAGAAATCTCCCGCATCGCCCTCTCCATAGAGAAAGCCAAAAACATCCTCGCCTGGGAGCCCCAGGTTTCCCTTGAGGAGGGTCTTGCGGAGACCTTTTTGTGGTTTGC
- a CDS encoding HAD family hydrolase, which translates to MTKAVIFDIDGTITDTNILFLEAIKEAYREFTGEEKPREFFIFTLGIPSPETVRKLGIPEEQRDAFIRRWQELIKLGMPRVRLFPGMREVLEALHEADIPMAIVTAKVRSEMSYQFDRFGLNHLFKFILCAEDTPRPKPYPDPLLVACEKLGVPPKEALFVGDSIYDITAARLAGVPFALASWGALEKERVLAMHPEFVLSTPQDLLRILRGSLERMTRVSL; encoded by the coding sequence ATGACTAAGGCAGTGATTTTCGACATAGACGGAACCATAACCGACACCAACATCCTCTTCCTTGAGGCCATAAAGGAGGCGTACCGGGAGTTCACCGGCGAAGAAAAACCCCGGGAGTTCTTCATCTTTACCCTCGGGATTCCAAGCCCTGAAACGGTGAGAAAACTCGGTATTCCAGAGGAACAAAGGGACGCCTTCATCAGGCGGTGGCAGGAACTCATCAAGCTCGGTATGCCCCGCGTTCGCCTTTTTCCGGGGATGCGGGAAGTCCTTGAGGCACTCCATGAGGCGGATATCCCCATGGCCATCGTTACGGCGAAGGTCCGCTCAGAAATGAGCTACCAGTTCGACCGCTTCGGCCTCAACCACCTCTTTAAATTCATCCTCTGCGCCGAGGACACCCCGCGACCAAAGCCGTACCCGGATCCTCTCCTTGTGGCCTGCGAAAAACTCGGGGTTCCTCCGAAAGAGGCGCTCTTTGTGGGGGATAGCATCTACGACATCACCGCAGCCCGTCTTGCGGGGGTTCCCTTTGCCCTGGCAAGCTGGGGAGCCCTTGAGAAGGAGCGGGTCCTTGCCATGCACCCGGAGTTCGTCCTCTCTACTCCGCAGGACCTCTTGAGGATTCTCCGGGGAAGCCTCGAGAGAATGACGCGAGTATCGCTCTGA